One genomic segment of Rhinolophus sinicus isolate RSC01 linkage group LG11, ASM3656204v1, whole genome shotgun sequence includes these proteins:
- the ADGRG3 gene encoding adhesion G protein-coupled receptor G3, with amino-acid sequence MGLYDSFYLEDTAECFKKCGQLKDESCDLGNLQRYWLDYETHLVESSTEEKMDLPFLKTLVKNFSTNISEDLHFSLNSSQIPTQLMEDEHKPPDRVRLPRSLFASLQSSKPVVRLAISILDIGSGSLFKGPQLSLEDDGSVLNNRLVGLSLGRMRVTGLAEPLEITFSHEHQPPNMTLTCVFWDVTKGPTGDWSSEGCSTELGAEGTVCRCNHLTFFALLLRPILDKATVQALTRISQAGCGASMIFLAFTIVSYTVLRFSRQRFKSEDAPKIHLTLSVCLFLLNLAFLINVGHDPNGSKSTCWVLGAIFHYFLLCVFTWMALEALHLYLLVIRVFNTYFRHYFLKLSLVGWGLPALMVIGTRSANSYGYYTIRDKENRTSLELCWFREDTALYITVHGYFLITFLFSTVVLSLVGWKIFTLSSATAGKKQRQNWKGLLTLLGLSSLVGMTWGLAILTPLGLSTIYVFALFNSLQGVFIFCWFITLYFPSQSDVSSSSGPARVEQQTHTMSQE; translated from the exons ATACTGGCTGGATTATGAGACCCACCTGGTGGAGAGCAGTACGGAGGAGAAGATGGATTTGCCTTTTTTGAAGACTCTTGTCAAGAACTTCAGCACCAATATCTCAGAAGACCTGCACTTCTCTCTGAACTCCTCTCAG ATTCCGACGCAATTGATGGAGGATGAGCACAAACCGCCTGACAGAGTCCGGCTGCCCAGGAGCCTGTTTGCATCCCTGCAGAGCAGCAAGCCGGTGGTCCGCTTGGCCATATCTATCCTGGACATCGGGTCGGGGAGTCTCTTCAAG GGCCCTCAGCTCAGCCTGGAGGATGATGGCAGCGTGTTAAACAATCGCTTGGTGGGCTTGAGTTTGGGCCGCATGCGTGTTACCGGGCTGGCCGAGCCTTTGGAAATCACCTTCTCGCACGAACATCAGCCTCCC AACATGACCCTCACCTGTGTATTCTGGGATGTGACTAAAG ggCCAACAGGAGACTGGTCTTCCGAGGGCTGCTCCACGGAGCTGGGAGCCGAAGGGACAGTGTGCCGCTGTAACCACCTGACCTTCTTCGCCCTGCTCCTG AGGCCGATCTTGGACAAAGCCACCGTGCAGGCCCTCACACGCATTTCCCAGGCTGGGTGTGGAGCCTCCATGATCTTCCTGGCCTTCACCATCGTCTCCTACACTGTCCTGAG GTTCTCCCGGCAGAGGTTCAAGTCAGAAGATGCCCCCAAGATCCACTTGACCCTGAGTGTTTGCTTGTTTCTCCTGAATCTAGCCTTCCTCATCAATGTGGGGCATGACCCGAATGGGTCTAAATCCACCTGTTGGGTCTTGGGAGCCATCTTTCACTACTTCCTGCTCTGTGTCTTCACCTGGATGGCCCTAGAAGCCTTACACCTCTACTTGCTCGTCATCAGGGTCTTTAACACCTACTTCAGGCACTACTTCCTGAAGCTGAGCCTCGTGGGCTGGG GTCTGCCAGCCCTGATGGTCATTGGTACCAGGAGTGCCAACAGCTATGGCTACTACACCATTCGTGACAAGGAGAACAGGACCTCACTGGAGTT GTGCTGGTTCCGTGAGGATACTGCCCTCTACATCACTGTCCATGGTTACTTCCTCATCACGTTCCTCTTCAGCACTGTGGTCCTGAGCCTGGTGGGCTGGAAGATCTTCACTCTGTCAAGTGCCACCGCAGGCAAGAAGCAGCGGCAGAACTGGAAAGGGCTCCTCACCTTGCTGGGCCTCTCAAGCCTGGTGGGCATGACATGGGGGCTGGCCATCCTCACGCCTCTGGGCCTGTCAACCATCTACGTATTCGCACTTTTCAACTCCCTGCAAG GTGTCTTCATCTTCTGCTGGTTCATCACGCTCTACTTCCCAAGCCAGAGTGACGTGTCTTCCTCTTCTGGTCCTGCACGAGTAGAGCAGCAGACCCATACGATGTCACAAGAATAG